One segment of Asaia bogorensis NBRC 16594 DNA contains the following:
- a CDS encoding helix-turn-helix domain-containing protein: MPHDRASPGMLSENAEPDFRGAASVAPHALKHPAPASLGFDGQSEAVRQLRDRLDACPPSLDALMLCGEAGSGRTRAARYLWVQSARPGRFVPVIDRLSFEEALADQAGCLFIGEIGLVEPGLQASLLLLLCNKPANERPVVICTSTWAPARLVQDRRMDEALATLLSRHCVTVPAMRERHDDIGALCAVWAEQNGGEAVFHPDCAAWLAQQDWPGNFRQIRQLLSHAAQSRAGGVVTAARLAALHRVDTTADAASFQGLLARYLPSMLDLESDVQGSLHARVLAEVERPLFRLVLRATEGNQIRAAALLGINRNTLRKRLQLLGIETGRTRS; encoded by the coding sequence AAGCATCCCGCACCGGCCAGTCTTGGTTTTGACGGGCAGTCTGAAGCGGTCCGACAATTGCGAGATCGGCTTGATGCCTGCCCGCCATCGCTCGACGCACTCATGCTGTGCGGTGAGGCAGGCAGCGGCCGAACAAGAGCTGCACGTTATCTCTGGGTGCAGTCTGCCCGACCGGGGCGCTTCGTGCCGGTCATTGACCGCCTTTCCTTTGAAGAGGCTCTGGCGGATCAGGCTGGGTGCCTGTTCATCGGTGAGATCGGCCTTGTGGAGCCAGGCCTGCAAGCCAGTCTGCTTTTGCTGTTGTGCAATAAACCGGCCAATGAACGCCCGGTGGTGATCTGCACCAGTACATGGGCGCCTGCGCGCCTTGTGCAGGATCGCCGCATGGATGAGGCCCTGGCGACCCTTTTGAGCCGGCACTGTGTCACCGTTCCGGCCATGCGGGAGCGCCACGACGATATAGGGGCGCTTTGTGCCGTCTGGGCCGAACAGAATGGCGGAGAGGCGGTTTTTCATCCGGATTGCGCCGCCTGGCTGGCCCAGCAGGACTGGCCCGGTAATTTCCGCCAGATACGCCAGCTTCTGTCTCATGCTGCGCAATCCAGAGCGGGCGGGGTCGTGACGGCGGCGCGTCTTGCTGCGCTGCATCGTGTGGACACAACGGCAGATGCCGCCTCTTTTCAGGGGCTTCTGGCGCGTTATCTTCCCTCCATGCTCGATCTTGAAAGCGATGTTCAGGGGTCGCTTCATGCCCGCGTGCTGGCAGAGGTCGAGCGACCTTTATTCCGCCTGGTACTCAGAGCGACAGAGGGCAATCAGATTAGGGCGGCTGCCCTTCTGGGGATCAATCGCAATACGCTGCGTAAACGGCTGCAGCTTTTAGGCATCGAGACAGGGCGCACACGGTCATGA
- a CDS encoding sensor histidine kinase NtrY-like, translated as MPGSGSQIEHDSAILRVIRRVSRLKTAMVLACAALVLLITTFVVLARGLSFAYRPQIESVVFLLDFVVLLLLGAAVIMRVGRMLAERRTGLAGARLHVRLITLFGVVAVAPTVVIGGLAALFFHFGIQIWFSNRVNTALTEARDVAAGYLQEHNDNIRTEAFALANIIITANNDEMYRHGVDLMRDPGQLGMMLDVEATERGLNEAVVFDSYTNKVVASGGLAALQGKQLALPPKDATTLARTNDVAILDSPDERTVRAVVSLGPSSGLMLVITRPVDAKILEHMRHTDAVVSEYQRLDAHRSAIQVSFALIFALLGLLVLSIGMLTGLVLAKQITQPLGLLILAARRVSEGDLSVRVPEARARDARRDDEVGTLSRAFNRMTDQLSTQRTELMEAYEQIDERRRFTETVLSGVSAGVIGLDAHQVIELPNRAASRLLQRDLDSGKGQALRDVVPEFGTMLDQARAEPGQAHTAEIQIDVAERGTVLGDGPSVGTSGRTLLVRVVGEQGSDDSTGYVVTFDDITALLAAQRKAAWADVARRIAHEIKNPLTPIQLSAERLKRRFLREISSDPETFGQCVDTIVRHVGDIGRMVDEFSSFARMPQPVLKDEDLSRLVREALVLQRNAHPEIIYDTTDMPARGPLVHCDRRLIGQALTNLLQNAADAVAMAAKEREEQGDTSQMDRQGEAGNERRATQGSIRVALGVAGGEAMVQVIDDGIGLPSVDRHRLTEPYITHKPKGTGLGLAIVKKIMEDHTGGIRLEDRPDGRGTVSTLTLPVREVSDAQPDLMVQTSREQ; from the coding sequence ATGCCCGGGAGCGGATCGCAGATAGAGCATGATTCCGCCATCCTGCGGGTTATACGGCGTGTCAGCCGTCTCAAGACGGCAATGGTTCTGGCCTGCGCGGCGCTGGTTCTGCTGATCACGACATTTGTTGTTCTGGCCCGTGGCCTCTCCTTTGCTTACCGGCCCCAGATCGAATCCGTCGTGTTTCTGCTCGATTTCGTGGTGCTGCTTCTTCTGGGGGCGGCGGTGATCATGCGCGTCGGGCGCATGCTTGCCGAGCGCCGTACCGGTCTGGCAGGGGCGCGGCTCCATGTCAGGCTGATTACGCTTTTCGGCGTGGTCGCCGTGGCCCCGACGGTGGTGATCGGGGGGCTTGCAGCCCTGTTCTTCCATTTCGGGATCCAGATCTGGTTTTCCAACCGGGTGAACACGGCGCTGACCGAAGCGCGTGACGTGGCAGCAGGCTATCTGCAGGAGCATAACGACAACATCCGCACCGAGGCCTTTGCCCTCGCGAACATCATCATCACCGCCAATAATGACGAGATGTATCGCCACGGCGTGGATCTGATGCGTGATCCGGGTCAGCTTGGGATGATGCTGGATGTGGAAGCCACCGAACGCGGCCTTAACGAGGCCGTGGTGTTCGATTCCTACACCAACAAGGTGGTGGCCTCGGGTGGGCTGGCGGCGCTGCAGGGCAAGCAGCTTGCCCTGCCGCCCAAGGATGCCACGACCCTGGCACGCACCAATGACGTGGCGATTCTCGACAGTCCCGATGAGCGCACTGTACGCGCTGTCGTTAGCCTTGGGCCAAGTTCCGGGCTGATGCTGGTCATCACACGCCCGGTCGATGCCAAGATTCTCGAGCATATGCGCCATACCGATGCGGTCGTTTCGGAATATCAGCGTCTCGACGCGCATCGCTCGGCCATACAGGTGAGTTTTGCGCTGATCTTTGCGCTACTGGGCCTGCTGGTGCTCAGCATCGGCATGCTGACGGGGCTGGTTCTGGCCAAACAGATCACCCAGCCACTCGGGCTCCTGATCCTTGCAGCGCGACGGGTGAGCGAGGGCGATCTGAGCGTGCGTGTGCCCGAAGCACGGGCCCGCGACGCCCGGCGTGATGATGAGGTTGGCACCCTGTCGCGTGCCTTCAACCGCATGACCGATCAGCTTTCTACCCAGCGTACCGAGTTGATGGAAGCCTATGAGCAAATTGATGAGCGGCGTCGCTTCACCGAAACGGTGCTTTCGGGTGTGTCGGCCGGCGTGATTGGTCTCGATGCGCATCAGGTGATCGAATTACCCAATCGCGCCGCCTCCAGACTGCTCCAGCGTGACCTGGACAGTGGCAAGGGACAGGCCCTGCGCGATGTTGTGCCGGAATTCGGCACCATGCTCGATCAGGCGCGAGCAGAGCCCGGACAGGCGCATACCGCGGAAATCCAGATCGATGTCGCTGAGAGAGGGACTGTGCTTGGTGATGGCCCCAGTGTGGGTACATCCGGCCGCACGCTTCTGGTGCGCGTGGTGGGTGAGCAAGGAAGCGATGACTCGACAGGCTATGTTGTCACGTTCGATGATATCACGGCGCTTCTCGCGGCCCAGCGCAAGGCAGCCTGGGCCGACGTGGCCCGACGCATCGCTCATGAAATCAAGAATCCGCTGACGCCCATCCAGCTCTCGGCAGAGCGGCTGAAGCGTCGCTTCCTGCGCGAGATCAGTTCCGATCCGGAAACATTTGGTCAGTGCGTGGATACGATCGTGCGTCATGTTGGCGATATCGGGCGTATGGTGGATGAATTCTCGTCTTTTGCCCGCATGCCGCAACCCGTTCTCAAGGACGAGGATCTGTCGCGTCTGGTGCGAGAAGCTCTGGTCCTCCAGCGCAATGCTCATCCCGAGATCATCTATGACACGACCGATATGCCGGCTCGTGGTCCTCTCGTGCATTGCGACAGACGTCTGATTGGCCAGGCCCTGACCAATTTGCTGCAGAATGCCGCCGATGCCGTGGCCATGGCGGCGAAGGAACGTGAAGAGCAGGGCGACACCAGTCAGATGGACCGACAGGGCGAAGCGGGGAATGAAAGGCGGGCGACCCAGGGAAGTATACGCGTGGCTCTGGGGGTTGCGGGGGGAGAAGCCATGGTGCAGGTCATTGACGACGGCATCGGTTTGCCTTCTGTTGACCGCCACCGCTTGACGGAACCGTATATCACGCACAAACCGAAAGGGACGGGGCTGGGGCTCGCCATCGTCAAGAAGATCATGGAGGATCACACAGGTGGGATCAGGCTGGAGGACCGACCGGACGGACGTGGAACCGTCTCGACGCTCACCCTGCCTGTGCGCGAGGTGTCCGATGCACAGCCCGACCTTATGGTCCAGACGAGCAGGGAGCAGTGA